The Actinomyces viscosus genome segment GCGGGTGGCGACGTCGTTCATGGCCAGGCGCAGGGCGGCGATCTCCCGGGTGAGGAACTCGGTGTCCTCCAGGTTGCGCTGGGCGCGCTGGCGGTCCTGCTCGGCGGTGACGCGGTCGCGGTCGTCCTGCCGGTTCTGGGCCAGCATGATGAGGGGTGCCGAGTAGGAGGCCTGGGTGGAGAAGGCCAGGTTGAGCAGGATGAAGGGGTAGGGGTCCCAGGCGGCCTTCTCGCCCTGCGTCTTGGCCAGCAGGAGGTTGGCGACGATCCACACGAAGACGAAGATCGACATGTAGAGCACGAACTGGGGCGATCCCATGAAACGGGCGGTCGCCTCGGCGAAGCGCCCGAACCCGTCCGAGCGGGAGGCCCGTGCCGGGTGGGTCCTGCGCAGCCACCGAAGGCGGTTGTCGGGCAGCGGCTGGTCGAGCTGGTCAGGCATTGGCGCC includes the following:
- a CDS encoding DUF1003 domain-containing protein, with the translated sequence MPDQLDQPLPDNRLRWLRRTHPARASRSDGFGRFAEATARFMGSPQFVLYMSIFVFVWIVANLLLAKTQGEKAAWDPYPFILLNLAFSTQASYSAPLIMLAQNRQDDRDRVTAEQDRQRAQRNLEDTEFLTREIAALRLAMNDVATRDFVRSELRDMLSEILAEERLTREEITEIAEFQEGTDGEPGAQPGQHVSH